One genomic segment of Bacteroides caccae includes these proteins:
- a CDS encoding Gfo/Idh/MocA family protein yields the protein MNTQFSLGTKIKVGIIGFGRMGRFYWDAMRKSGRWDIAYICDTNPASRELAKELSPESYVIEDNQKIFEDESVQVVGLFTLADSRMEQIEKAIRYGKHIIAEKPVADTMENEWKVVEMAESSDVFSTVNLYLRNSWYHNLMKEYIRQGEIGELAIIRICHMTPGLAPGEGHEYEGPAFHDCGMHYVDIARSYAGCEYRTWNAQGVNMWNYKDPWWIQCHGTFQNGVVFDITQGFVYGQLSKDQTHNSYVDIIGTEGIVRMTHDFTTAVVDLHGVNQTLRVEKPFGGKNIDVLCDLFADSIEAGQRDPRLPLLRDSAIASEYAWKFLQNAHMHDLPAIGDLRTLEQIRERRKNMKNGYGLLHSNLPQITNP from the coding sequence ATGAATACACAATTCTCGCTAGGCACGAAAATAAAAGTAGGAATAATCGGCTTTGGTAGAATGGGAAGATTCTATTGGGATGCGATGCGGAAAAGTGGGCGATGGGATATTGCCTATATTTGTGATACGAATCCTGCATCACGTGAATTGGCAAAAGAATTATCTCCGGAATCTTATGTAATAGAAGATAATCAGAAAATTTTTGAAGATGAAAGTGTGCAGGTTGTCGGGCTTTTTACATTAGCTGACTCCCGAATGGAACAAATAGAAAAGGCCATTCGATATGGAAAACATATCATTGCAGAAAAGCCTGTTGCAGATACAATGGAAAATGAATGGAAAGTCGTGGAAATGGCCGAAAGTTCAGATGTCTTTTCTACGGTGAATTTGTATCTGCGAAATTCCTGGTATCATAACCTGATGAAAGAATATATTCGGCAGGGCGAAATCGGTGAGTTGGCTATTATTCGTATTTGCCACATGACGCCTGGATTAGCACCGGGTGAAGGGCATGAATATGAAGGTCCTGCTTTCCATGATTGTGGCATGCATTATGTAGATATTGCCCGTTCGTATGCCGGATGTGAATATCGGACATGGAACGCCCAAGGAGTGAATATGTGGAATTACAAAGACCCATGGTGGATTCAATGTCACGGGACTTTTCAGAATGGAGTAGTTTTTGATATTACGCAGGGGTTCGTTTATGGACAATTATCTAAAGACCAGACACATAATTCATACGTCGATATTATCGGAACAGAGGGCATTGTACGCATGACACATGACTTTACTACCGCTGTAGTCGATTTGCATGGGGTGAACCAGACACTTCGCGTTGAGAAACCTTTCGGTGGCAAAAATATTGATGTATTATGTGATTTGTTTGCCGATTCTATCGAAGCCGGGCAACGGGACCCTCGCTTACCATTATTGCGCGACTCTGCTATTGCATCCGAATATGCATGGAAATTCCTCCAAAACGCACATATGCACGATTTACCGGCTATCGGTGATCTGCGTACGCTTGAACAAATCCGGGAACGAAGAAAAAATATGAAAAATGGATACGGATTGCTACATAGTAATCTACCACAAATAACAAACCCTTAA
- the rplI gene encoding 50S ribosomal protein L9 produces MEIILKEDIVNLGYKNDIVNVKSGYGRNYLIPTGKAVIASPSAKKMLAEELKQRAHKLEKIKKDAEATAAKLEGVSLTIATKVSSTGTIFGSVGNIQIAEALAKLGHEVDRKIIVVKDAVKEVGNYKAVVKLHKEVSVEIPFEVVAE; encoded by the coding sequence ATGGAAATTATATTAAAAGAAGACATTGTAAACTTGGGTTATAAGAACGATATCGTAAACGTGAAATCCGGATACGGTCGTAATTATCTGATCCCAACCGGAAAAGCGGTGATCGCTTCTCCTTCTGCAAAGAAAATGTTGGCTGAAGAACTGAAACAGCGTGCTCACAAACTTGAGAAAATCAAGAAAGATGCTGAGGCAACAGCTGCTAAGTTGGAAGGTGTTTCTTTGACTATTGCAACTAAAGTAAGTTCAACCGGTACTATCTTCGGTTCTGTTGGCAATATCCAGATTGCTGAAGCTTTGGCTAAGCTGGGTCACGAAGTTGACAGAAAGATCATCGTTGTAAAAGACGCTGTGAAAGAAGTAGGTAACTACAAAGCAGTAGTGAAACTTCACAAAGAAGTTTCTGTTGAAATTCCTTTCGAAGTAGTTGCAGAATAA
- a CDS encoding DUF6377 domain-containing protein: MRFKCRFLKKKFLLLLITLGIGSALYANDELKSLADSLRRMIDEKPLFIQQKEQRINRIKCLLKGSGLTLEQKYKINFQLCNEYKKFVVDSAIHYVDQNLEIARKLNNRDLKNQSSLQLSLLYSMCGRYRDAELILEKIKTSELSKDLLSVYYETYSRFWEYYSITANSRYGKQRAVYQDSLLSLLDQTSFDYKLSRAYYYGGRDSIKAKTVLQELLDTEEVGTPHYAMITHAYASFCWHQKKMDERKKYLMMSAIADIRNATRETASLQALALIQYEEKNLSDAFKFTQSAIDDVVSSGIHFRAMEIYKFYSIINTAYQTEEARSKSNLITFLISTSIILFLLVLLVICIYIQMRKILKIKRALVQSNEKLLRLNEKLNTMNNQLNEQNNQLSETNNIKEHYIAEFFDVCFSYISKMEKYQNVLYKYAINKYYDELIKKLKSSALIDEELNALYARFDRVFLNLYPTFVSDFNALLKEEERIVLKTDTLLNRELRIYALLRLGISDSGKIANFLRCSTSTVYNYRTKMRNKSAVDRDEFENEIMKICLIDER, encoded by the coding sequence ATGAGATTCAAATGTCGTTTTCTGAAGAAGAAATTTTTGCTTCTGCTGATTACTTTAGGAATTGGCAGTGCTCTTTATGCGAATGATGAATTGAAGTCTCTAGCGGATTCATTGCGCAGGATGATAGATGAAAAACCACTCTTCATTCAACAAAAAGAGCAACGGATCAATCGGATTAAATGTCTGCTGAAGGGATCAGGCCTGACTCTTGAACAAAAATATAAGATAAATTTTCAGTTATGTAACGAATATAAGAAGTTTGTCGTTGATTCGGCCATTCATTATGTCGATCAGAATTTAGAGATTGCCCGTAAATTGAATAACAGGGATTTAAAGAACCAGTCATCTTTACAGCTTAGTCTTTTATATTCTATGTGCGGTCGGTATAGGGATGCGGAGTTGATTTTGGAAAAAATAAAAACCTCAGAACTTTCCAAAGATTTATTATCTGTTTATTATGAAACTTATTCCCGTTTCTGGGAGTATTACTCTATCACTGCCAATAGTCGCTATGGGAAGCAGCGGGCAGTATATCAGGATTCATTACTATCTCTTCTGGATCAAACTTCTTTTGATTATAAATTATCCCGAGCATATTATTATGGAGGGCGCGATTCCATAAAAGCGAAAACAGTCCTTCAGGAATTATTAGATACGGAGGAAGTGGGGACGCCTCATTATGCCATGATTACTCATGCGTATGCATCCTTCTGCTGGCATCAGAAAAAAATGGATGAGAGAAAAAAGTACCTGATGATGTCTGCTATTGCGGATATCCGGAACGCAACACGGGAAACCGCTTCCTTGCAAGCATTGGCATTGATACAGTACGAAGAAAAGAATTTGTCTGACGCTTTTAAGTTTACACAGTCTGCTATTGATGATGTTGTTTCTTCCGGTATTCATTTCCGTGCAATGGAAATTTATAAGTTCTATTCTATTATTAATACTGCTTACCAGACAGAGGAGGCCCGGTCAAAATCAAATTTGATTACTTTTCTTATTTCAACCAGTATCATTCTTTTTCTTTTGGTCTTGTTGGTGATATGTATTTATATTCAGATGAGAAAGATTCTGAAGATAAAGCGGGCGTTGGTGCAGAGTAATGAAAAACTTTTGCGATTGAACGAGAAACTGAATACTATGAATAATCAGTTGAACGAACAGAATAATCAGTTGTCGGAAACTAATAATATAAAGGAACATTATATAGCCGAGTTTTTTGATGTATGTTTCAGTTATATCAGTAAAATGGAGAAATATCAGAATGTTCTGTATAAATATGCTATCAATAAATATTATGATGAACTAATTAAGAAGTTAAAATCGTCGGCACTTATTGATGAGGAACTTAACGCATTATATGCCCGTTTTGATAGGGTGTTTCTTAATTTGTATCCCACTTTTGTTTCCGATTTCAATGCTTTGTTGAAAGAAGAAGAACGGATTGTCTTAAAAACTGATACATTATTGAATAGGGAACTTCGTATCTATGCCTTGTTACGTTTGGGAATTTCGGATAGTGGGAAGATAGCAAATTTCCTTCGTTGCTCTACTAGTACTGTTTACAACTATCGTACAAAAATGAGGAATAAATCTGCTGTTGATCGGGATGAATTTGAAAATGAAATTATGAAAATTTGTCTCATAGATGAAAGATAA
- a CDS encoding MarR family winged helix-turn-helix transcriptional regulator, whose product MIEQFNFDIRLIFAILNGKVSAAINRKLYRNFRQNGLEISPEQWTVLIFLWEKDGVTQQELCNATFKDKPSMTRLIDNMERQHLVVRISDKKDRRTNLIHLTKDGKELEEKARIIAGQTLKEALHGITLEELSIGQEVLKKVFFNTKD is encoded by the coding sequence ATGATAGAGCAATTTAACTTTGATATCCGGCTTATATTCGCCATACTGAATGGCAAAGTTTCCGCAGCAATCAATCGGAAACTATACCGTAACTTCCGTCAGAATGGATTGGAGATCAGTCCGGAACAGTGGACAGTGCTTATTTTTCTATGGGAAAAAGACGGTGTTACCCAACAAGAGTTGTGTAATGCAACTTTTAAAGACAAACCCAGTATGACCCGCTTGATAGATAATATGGAACGCCAACACCTTGTCGTGCGCATTTCCGATAAAAAAGACCGTCGTACCAACCTGATCCACCTGACCAAAGACGGGAAGGAGTTGGAAGAAAAGGCGCGTATCATAGCAGGGCAAACACTGAAAGAGGCACTCCATGGTATCACCCTCGAAGAACTGAGTATCGGGCAGGAAGTGTTGAAAAAGGTATTCTTCAACACGAAAGATTAA
- the rpsR gene encoding 30S ribosomal protein S18 — MAQQVQSEIRYLTPPSVDVKKKKYCRFKKSGIKYIDYKDPEFLKKFLNEQGKILPRRITGTSLKFQRRIAQAVKRARHLALLPYVTDMMK, encoded by the coding sequence ATGGCACAACAAGTTCAATCAGAAATCAGATATTTAACTCCGCCGTCAGTAGACGTTAAGAAGAAAAAATACTGCCGTTTCAAAAAGAGCGGTATTAAGTACATCGACTACAAAGATCCTGAATTCTTGAAGAAATTCTTGAATGAACAAGGTAAAATCCTTCCGCGTCGTATCACGGGTACTTCTTTGAAGTTTCAACGCCGTATCGCGCAGGCTGTGAAGAGAGCTCGTCACTTGGCATTGTTGCCTTATGTAACTGACATGATGAAATAA
- the rprY gene encoding response regulator transcription factor RprY → MDEKLRILLCEDDENLGMLLREYLQAKGYSAELYPDGEAGYKAFLKNKYDLCVFDVMMPKKDGFTLAQDVRAANAEIPIIFLTAKTLKEDILEGFKIGADDYITKPFSMEELTFRIEAILRRVRGKKNKESNIYKIGKFTFDTQKQILATEGKQTKLTTKESELLGLLCAHANEILQRDFALKTIWIDDNYFNARSMDVYITKLRKHLKEDDSIEIINIHGKGYKLITPEVES, encoded by the coding sequence ATGGACGAGAAACTGCGTATTTTATTATGCGAGGATGACGAAAATCTTGGCATGCTTTTAAGAGAATATTTACAGGCAAAAGGTTATTCTGCTGAGTTATATCCTGATGGAGAAGCCGGTTATAAGGCTTTCTTGAAGAATAAATATGACTTGTGTGTATTTGACGTTATGATGCCTAAAAAAGATGGCTTCACTCTGGCACAAGATGTCCGTGCAGCGAATGCTGAAATTCCTATTATCTTCCTGACAGCTAAAACGCTGAAAGAAGATATCCTGGAAGGATTTAAGATTGGTGCGGATGATTATATCACCAAACCGTTCAGTATGGAAGAATTGACATTTAGAATTGAAGCAATCTTGAGACGTGTTCGTGGAAAGAAGAACAAAGAAAGCAATATCTATAAGATTGGTAAGTTTACTTTTGACACTCAGAAGCAAATTCTGGCTACGGAAGGCAAACAAACTAAGTTGACTACGAAAGAATCTGAATTGCTAGGCTTGCTTTGCGCACATGCAAATGAGATTCTGCAACGTGACTTTGCTTTGAAAACAATTTGGATTGACGATAACTATTTCAATGCACGTAGTATGGACGTGTATATTACGAAATTGCGTAAGCACTTGAAAGAAGATGATTCTATTGAGATTATCAATATTCACGGAAAGGGTTACAAGTTAATTACACCGGAGGTTGAATCTTAA
- the rpsF gene encoding 30S ribosomal protein S6, with protein sequence MNQYETVFILTPVLSDVQMKEAVEKFKGILQAEGAEIINEENWGLKKLAYPIQKKSTGFYQLIEFNADPTVIDKLEVNFRRDERVIRFLTFKMDKYAAEYAAKRRSVKSNKKED encoded by the coding sequence ATGAATCAATACGAAACCGTTTTCATTTTAACTCCCGTTTTATCTGATGTTCAGATGAAGGAAGCGGTAGAAAAATTCAAAGGTATTCTTCAAGCTGAAGGTGCTGAGATTATCAATGAAGAAAACTGGGGACTGAAGAAATTGGCTTATCCAATTCAGAAAAAGTCTACAGGTTTTTATCAACTGATTGAGTTCAATGCAGATCCTACTGTAATTGACAAGTTGGAAGTTAATTTCCGTCGTGATGAACGCGTTATCCGTTTCTTGACTTTTAAGATGGATAAGTATGCTGCAGAATATGCTGCTAAAAGAAGAAGTGTTAAATCAAACAAAAAGGAGGATTAA
- a CDS encoding 3-keto-disaccharide hydrolase, translating to MKKVFYPLACLAAGALVACGGQKSGSAQADQPNEVALAYSKSLKAPETDSLKLPVDENGYITIFDGKTFDGWRGYGKDKVPAKWTIEDGCIKFNGTGGGEAQDADGGDLIFAHKFKNFELELEWKVAKGSNSGILYLAQEITSKDKDGNDVLEPIYISAPEYQILDNANHPDAKLGKDNNRQSASLYDMIPAVPQNSKPFGEWNKAKIMVYKGTVVHGQNDENVLEYHLWTKQWTDMLQASKFSEEKWPLAFELLNNCGGDNHEGFIGLQDHGDDVWFRNIRVKVLD from the coding sequence ATGAAGAAAGTATTTTACCCTTTAGCTTGTCTTGCAGCAGGAGCCTTGGTTGCTTGCGGTGGTCAGAAATCAGGAAGTGCTCAGGCCGATCAACCCAATGAAGTAGCATTGGCATATTCAAAATCATTGAAAGCACCCGAAACGGATAGTCTGAAATTGCCTGTTGATGAAAACGGTTACATCACGATCTTTGATGGTAAGACGTTTGACGGATGGCGTGGTTATGGAAAAGACAAAGTTCCTGCTAAATGGACTATTGAAGACGGTTGTATCAAATTTAACGGAACCGGTGGCGGTGAAGCGCAAGACGCTGATGGCGGCGACCTGATTTTTGCTCATAAGTTTAAAAACTTTGAATTGGAGTTGGAGTGGAAGGTTGCTAAAGGTAGTAATTCCGGTATCTTGTATTTAGCTCAGGAAATTACTTCTAAGGATAAAGACGGGAATGATGTGCTTGAACCTATCTATATTTCTGCACCTGAATATCAGATTTTGGATAATGCCAATCATCCGGATGCAAAATTGGGTAAGGATAACAATCGTCAGTCGGCTTCTTTGTATGACATGATTCCGGCAGTTCCTCAAAACTCCAAGCCGTTCGGTGAATGGAACAAGGCTAAGATTATGGTTTATAAAGGTACAGTTGTCCATGGACAAAATGATGAGAATGTACTTGAGTATCATCTGTGGACAAAACAATGGACTGATATGTTGCAGGCAAGTAAATTTAGTGAAGAAAAATGGCCTTTGGCATTTGAACTGCTGAATAACTGTGGTGGTGATAATCACGAAGGTTTTATCGGATTGCAGGATCACGGCGATGATGTTTGGTTCCGTAATATCCGCGTGAAGGTATTGGACTAA
- a CDS encoding sugar phosphate isomerase/epimerase family protein → MKTRICLCVLAALLMIPVAVTAQTKKTKKEVAIQLYSVRDILNRVDNKDGKCDPAYTAILAKLAKMGYTGVEAANYNNGKFYDRTPRQFKKDVESAGMKVLSSHCTRGLSKEELASGDYSKSLEWWNQCIADHKAAGMKYIVAPWMDVPKTLKDLETYCAYYNEIGKRCNQQGLRFGYHNHAHEFQKVEGQVMYDYMLEHTNHEYVFFQMDVYWVVRGQNSPVDYFNKYPGRFKIFHIKDHREIGQSGMVGFDAIFKNAKTAGVQYLVAEIEKYSMPVEESVEVSLDYLLNAPFVEKSYTK, encoded by the coding sequence ATGAAGACTCGAATTTGCTTATGTGTGTTAGCTGCTCTTCTGATGATTCCGGTTGCAGTGACGGCACAGACTAAGAAAACTAAGAAAGAAGTGGCTATTCAGCTCTATTCTGTTAGAGATATATTGAATAGGGTAGACAATAAGGACGGAAAATGTGATCCGGCTTATACTGCCATTCTCGCGAAATTGGCAAAAATGGGATATACCGGTGTTGAAGCGGCTAATTATAATAATGGAAAATTTTATGATAGAACTCCCCGACAATTCAAGAAGGATGTCGAATCGGCCGGAATGAAAGTTTTGTCTTCGCATTGCACACGTGGATTGTCGAAAGAGGAACTGGCTTCCGGTGATTATTCAAAATCACTTGAATGGTGGAATCAGTGTATCGCCGACCATAAGGCAGCAGGAATGAAATATATCGTAGCTCCCTGGATGGATGTTCCTAAAACATTGAAGGATTTGGAAACTTATTGTGCTTATTACAATGAAATAGGTAAGCGCTGCAACCAACAAGGCTTGCGGTTTGGCTATCATAATCATGCGCATGAATTTCAGAAAGTGGAAGGTCAGGTGATGTATGACTATATGCTGGAACATACGAATCATGAATATGTTTTCTTCCAAATGGATGTTTATTGGGTCGTTCGCGGACAAAACAGTCCGGTAGATTACTTTAATAAGTATCCCGGTAGGTTCAAGATATTCCATATCAAAGATCATAGAGAAATCGGGCAAAGTGGAATGGTCGGTTTTGATGCTATCTTTAAGAATGCAAAGACAGCGGGAGTTCAATATCTTGTTGCTGAGATAGAAAAATATAGTATGCCGGTAGAGGAAAGCGTAGAGGTGAGCCTTGATTATTTATTAAATGCTCCTTTTGTAGAGAAGTCCTATACTAAATAG
- a CDS encoding long-chain fatty acid--CoA ligase has protein sequence MIKENFIKLYENSFRENWDLPCYTDYGENTQYTYGQVAEEIARLHLLFKHCSLRRGDKISVIGKNNAHWCIAYMATITYGAIIVPILQDFSPNDVHHIVNHSESTFLFTSDNIWDNLEEEKLTGLRGVFSLTDFRCLYQRDGETIQKFLKNLDKEMHSSYPQGFSRENIQYTTLSNDKVMLLNYTSGTTGFSKGVMLTGNNLAGNVTFGIRTELLKKGDKVLSFLPLAHAYGCAFDFLTATAVGTHVTLLGKIPSPKIIMKAFEEVKPNLIITVPLVIEKIYKNIIQPLINKKGMKWALNIPLLDTQIYNQIRKKLIDALGGRFKEIIIGGAAMDKEVEEFFYKIKFPFTIGYGMTECGPLISYAPWNEFVLGSSGKILDIMEARIYKESPEAETGEIQVRGENVMVGYYKNPEATNEVFSEDGWLRTGDLGTMDANGNIFIRGRLKTMILSSSGQNIFPEELETKLNNLPFILESLVIEYNKKLVALVYADYEALDSLGLNNPDNLKTIMDENLKNLNNSVAAYEKISKIQLYPTEFEKTPKRSIKRYLYNSITID, from the coding sequence ATGATTAAAGAGAATTTCATTAAACTATACGAAAACAGTTTTCGTGAGAATTGGGATTTGCCCTGTTACACCGATTATGGAGAAAATACCCAATATACGTATGGTCAGGTAGCCGAAGAAATCGCCCGTTTACACCTGTTATTCAAACATTGTAGCCTCCGAAGAGGAGATAAGATCTCCGTTATCGGCAAAAATAATGCCCATTGGTGCATCGCCTATATGGCAACAATTACATACGGAGCAATCATTGTCCCTATCTTACAGGACTTTTCTCCAAACGATGTTCACCATATTGTCAACCATTCCGAATCAACTTTCTTATTCACCAGTGACAATATTTGGGATAACCTGGAGGAAGAAAAACTCACCGGATTGCGTGGTGTATTCTCATTAACCGATTTCCGTTGTCTCTACCAACGGGACGGAGAAACCATACAGAAATTCCTGAAGAATCTTGATAAAGAAATGCATTCTTCTTATCCGCAAGGATTCAGCCGTGAAAATATACAATATACCACTTTATCCAACGATAAAGTAATGCTCCTAAACTACACTTCCGGAACGACCGGTTTCAGTAAAGGAGTCATGCTGACAGGTAACAACCTGGCAGGAAACGTCACTTTCGGTATTCGGACCGAGTTACTGAAAAAGGGAGATAAAGTGCTTTCTTTCCTCCCGCTCGCTCATGCATATGGCTGTGCATTTGATTTTCTGACAGCGACAGCAGTCGGAACCCATGTCACCTTGCTCGGTAAAATCCCTTCTCCCAAAATCATTATGAAGGCCTTCGAGGAGGTGAAACCCAATTTGATTATCACTGTTCCATTAGTCATCGAAAAAATATACAAGAACATCATTCAGCCGCTCATTAATAAGAAAGGTATGAAGTGGGCACTCAACATCCCCTTGCTTGATACGCAAATCTACAATCAGATACGCAAAAAACTGATTGATGCGCTGGGTGGCCGTTTCAAAGAGATTATTATCGGCGGCGCAGCTATGGACAAAGAAGTGGAAGAATTTTTCTACAAAATAAAATTCCCTTTTACTATTGGTTATGGAATGACAGAGTGTGGTCCCCTTATCAGTTATGCTCCATGGAATGAGTTCGTTCTAGGCTCCTCCGGAAAGATTCTGGATATTATGGAGGCACGCATCTACAAGGAAAGCCCGGAGGCAGAAACCGGAGAAATACAAGTCCGGGGCGAAAATGTAATGGTGGGATATTATAAGAATCCCGAAGCTACAAACGAAGTATTCTCCGAAGACGGCTGGCTACGTACCGGCGACCTCGGCACAATGGATGCAAACGGCAACATCTTCATTCGCGGACGATTGAAAACAATGATTTTAAGTTCAAGCGGGCAGAACATCTTCCCCGAAGAACTGGAAACCAAACTCAACAACCTGCCTTTTATCCTTGAAAGCCTTGTTATCGAGTACAACAAGAAATTGGTGGCACTTGTTTATGCTGATTATGAAGCATTGGACTCTCTCGGGTTGAACAATCCGGATAATCTGAAAACAATTATGGATGAAAATCTGAAGAATCTGAATAACAGTGTGGCTGCTTATGAAAAAATCAGCAAAATCCAGCTATATCCTACAGAATTTGAAAAGACTCCGAAACGGAGTATCAAAAGATATCTATATAACAGTATTACAATAGATTAG
- a CDS encoding Gfo/Idh/MocA family oxidoreductase, with amino-acid sequence MSDISRRDFLKTGAMALAGITIAPSSILGMSHGHVSPSDKLNIAAVGIGGMGHANINKVKGTENIVALCDVDWKYAKRVFDEFPKAKKYWDYRKMYEEMGKSIDGVIIATADHTHAIITADAMTMGKHVFCQKPLTHSVYESRLLTKLAASTGVATQMGNQGASDEGTDLVCEWIWNGEIGEVTKVECATDRPIWPQGLNAPEKADRIPGTLNWDLFTGPAKLNPYNEIYHPWNWRGWWDYGTGALGDMACHILHQPFRALKLGYPTKVEGSSTLLLSACAPQAQHVKMIFPARDNMPKVALPEVEVHWYDGGMMPERPKGFPEGKQLMGPGGGLTIFHGTKDTLICGCYGQQPFLLSGRVPNAPKVCRRVPNAMNGGHEMDWVRACKEDKSSRVMTKSDFSEAGPMNEMVVMGVLAIRLQGLNKTLEWDGVNMCFTNISDTETLRTCVKDGFKIHDGHPTFDKTWTDPVNAKQFAAELVKHNYREGWRLPDMPR; translated from the coding sequence ATGTCAGACATTTCGAGAAGAGATTTTCTTAAAACGGGCGCTATGGCTTTGGCAGGCATTACCATTGCTCCAAGCTCTATTCTAGGTATGAGCCACGGACACGTGTCTCCCAGTGATAAATTAAATATTGCAGCCGTAGGTATTGGTGGCATGGGGCATGCCAATATCAATAAAGTAAAGGGTACGGAAAACATTGTGGCTCTTTGTGATGTGGACTGGAAATATGCAAAAAGGGTATTCGATGAATTTCCGAAAGCAAAGAAATACTGGGATTACCGTAAGATGTATGAGGAAATGGGTAAATCCATTGATGGGGTAATCATTGCTACTGCCGATCATACGCATGCTATCATCACTGCCGATGCAATGACAATGGGTAAACATGTATTCTGCCAGAAACCCTTGACTCACTCTGTTTATGAATCTCGTTTGTTGACTAAATTAGCTGCTTCGACTGGTGTAGCCACTCAAATGGGTAATCAGGGAGCATCCGATGAAGGGACAGATTTAGTTTGTGAATGGATATGGAATGGTGAGATAGGTGAAGTGACTAAGGTGGAATGTGCTACTGACCGTCCTATCTGGCCGCAAGGACTAAATGCTCCAGAAAAGGCGGACCGTATTCCTGGTACCTTGAACTGGGACTTATTTACCGGTCCGGCTAAGTTGAATCCGTATAATGAAATTTATCACCCTTGGAACTGGCGCGGCTGGTGGGACTATGGAACAGGTGCGTTGGGTGACATGGCTTGTCATATCCTGCATCAACCGTTCAGAGCTCTGAAATTGGGCTACCCTACAAAGGTGGAAGGTTCTTCTACTTTGTTGTTGAGTGCTTGTGCTCCGCAGGCACAGCATGTGAAAATGATTTTCCCTGCCCGTGATAATATGCCGAAAGTTGCGTTGCCGGAAGTTGAAGTTCATTGGTATGACGGTGGTATGATGCCTGAACGTCCGAAAGGATTTCCGGAAGGAAAACAGCTAATGGGGCCTGGTGGTGGGCTGACTATTTTTCACGGAACAAAAGATACATTGATCTGTGGATGTTACGGTCAGCAGCCATTCTTGTTGTCGGGCCGCGTGCCGAATGCTCCGAAAGTTTGCCGCCGTGTACCGAATGCGATGAATGGTGGTCACGAAATGGATTGGGTACGTGCCTGTAAAGAAGATAAGTCAAGCCGCGTCATGACTAAGTCTGACTTCTCGGAGGCAGGTCCGATGAATGAAATGGTAGTGATGGGAGTATTGGCTATCCGCTTGCAGGGTTTGAACAAAACGTTGGAATGGGACGGTGTCAATATGTGCTTTACGAATATCAGTGATACGGAAACTCTTAGAACTTGTGTAAAAGACGGATTCAAGATTCACGACGGTCACCCGACATTTGACAAGACTTGGACAGATCCGGTTAATGCAAAACAGTTTGCTGCCGAGTTGGTGAAACATAATTATCGTGAAGGGTGGAGATTGCCCGATATGCCTCGGTAA